The DNA segment GCAGGCGCTTTGGTGGCCAACACGTGGTAGGTCAGAATCGACTGAAGTTGTTCTTTATTCTCTGGCTTCAACAGTGTTTCAACGGTGCCTGCGGGCAGTTTCGCAAACGCTTCGTTGGTGGGTGCAAATACTGTGAAAGGGCCTTCTCCAGAAAGCGTTTCTACCAAGCCGGCGGCTTTGACCGCAGCAACCAACGTACTCAGACTATCTGTCTCTACCGCTTTTTCTACAATATTCATTGTATCCATTTTGCCCATCGCATGATTTTCAGCGAAAGCTGGCAAGGCAACGACTGCAGCGCCCAACATCAGCGAAGAAATTACAAACGACTGTACGATTCCTGTTTTTTTCACGTCATCATCCTCTGTTCTGCTTCGGTTAATTACTGCTATGTTTACGGACACTTGACGGTGGCGGATTCTGACGATCAGCTTAAATTGATTAACTTTTATACAGACAAAGATATTAGCGCTCAATTTTGCAAGATCCAGATCTGTTACCAAGCAGGGCATTTTTTATGAAAAATAGATCTGTCCCGATACCTCAGGATTTTAATCCATGACTAGGGGTTACCAAACCTGAAAACCCTCAGGCTTCATAAACCACTCGCCACATTGGGGGGGTGAAGTTAATGCCTTTCTCGATTTCAATCCGAGCCTTAAACAGCGGTGCACCCTCGCACCATTGCCGTCATTTACCACAAAAATTGCACCGATGAAGCGCACATCAATCCTGAAAAACACGTACAGCGACACCCGATTGTGCGTTTTGCACAACGCCTCCACAGATTTCCGGCGCCTATACCTGCCTAAACCAGCTCTGGCACGAAGGTTGCCAACAATCAACGTGTTTACTCACAATACGGAGAGATCGCCATGACCACGCAGGCAACCCCAAAAGAGCAGGACTATCCTTTAAGCCCAGTGCCCATGGATCAACGCAAAAGCGTCTGGTCCATGGGGCTGGTTCTTCTTGGTTTCACCTTTTTCACCGCGACCATGTGGGCCGGTGGCAGTGTGGGCGTCGCGTTTGACTTCTCAACCATGCTGCTAATTCTGGCCGCAGGTAATCTGCTGCTCGGAACCTACGCAGCCGTGCTGGGCTACATTGCCGCGGAAACCGGTTTGAATACTGCACTGATGAGCCGTTTCACCTTTGGTGAAATAGGCAGTAAGCTTTCGGACATTATCCTCGGCTTCACTCAAATTGGCTGGTACGCCTGGGGCACTGCGACCATGGCCATCCTTCTGGTAAAATTGACAGGCCTGCCAGAAAGCCTGACGACACCGTTGATGGTCGTGTTCGGTTTCGGATTCTGCATAACCGCTTTTATTGGCTACCGTGGCCTGGAGTGGCTGTCACGCATTGCCGTGCCCGCGATGATCATTCTGGTCGCCGTCAGTATGACCATCGCCACCTCCGATGCCGGTGGCTTTTCAGGCTTGCTGACCATTACCCCAACCGACAACATGACCGTCGCCGCTGCCATCACTCTGGTGTTCGGAACTTTTGTCAGCGGTGGCACCCAGGCAACTAACTGGACCCGCTTCGCTAAATCCGGAAAGACCGCCGTATTTGCTACGCTGCTGGCCTTCTTCCTTGGCAACGGTCTGATGACCCTGATCGGCGCCTTTGGAGCCCTGGTGTATCAGCAAGCTGATATTGTCGACATCATGGTGACTCAAGGTCTGGCAACGCTCGGTATCCTGATGCTGTTTCTGAACCTCTGGACTACGCAAGACAACACCGTCTATAACTTTGCCATTGCAGGCTGCAACCTGATACGTACCCGTAGGCGCAAACTGGTAACGATTGCCGGTGCTGCCATTGGCACCGTGCTGGCCGTCATGGGCATGTATGAATGGCTGATTCCCTTCCTGATATTGCTAGGTACGTTTATTCCACCCATTGGCGGGGTGATCATGGCCAGCTATTTTGTTGGCTATAAGCGCCAGTACCCGGCTTTGGGTGAGGTGACGCTGCCCGCCTTTCACGTAACTGGCCTTGCTGCCTATGCCATTGGCTCAGCTGCGGCATACACGTCGCCCTGGATCGCGCCCGTTGTGGGTGTTCTTGTGGCCGCTCTGAGTTACAGCGTGATTCTGGTGGTCAGCCAGGGCGTGCGCGAGCGCCGGGCCCAACTTATGGGTGCCGCGTAAGTGCCACTGCGATGCGACGAAATCCCCAAACTTCCCGGCCTGGGCGCCATTCGGCTCCGGGGCGGGAGCGCGGCGGCAAAAAACCCGGTGCGCTGGCCTTACGTGGCGGAAAACCGCTCGTTCAAAAGCTGGGTAAAAGGCGGCGAGCTGGTGTTTGTCACCGGTATCAGCCGGCATCGCAGTCCCGAAAACCTGGCGGAATGCCTGTACGAGGGTAAAGAGTGCGCTATATCAGGCTTGGTGGTACTCACCGGCGATGCGTATATCGGCCACCTACCGAACACTCTGTGCAAACTGGCCGACGACCTGGCCATCCCGCTGTTTGAACAGCCCTATTCCTTGCCTATGGTGGCGGTTAGCGAAACCGTTGGCAGGGCCATCGTCTGGTCCGAACAGGCTGCTGGGCATACGTTCGATGCCGATACCCTGGCCGGTTCCGCAGACCTGCTAGACGCCTGGATTGCGTGCCGGGGTAACCAGCGTGCCATGGCGCAAACACTTGGCTGCCATAGAAACACCGTGCGCAATCGAATGAACCAACTGAGCCACAATCTGCCTGGGGAAACTGACTCCACAGACCATTTCAAAACACGGTTAATGGCTCATTTGCTGTTACAGCCATAACCGCACCGAGCGATCACCCGGAGACACCATGACAAAAACATTAAGTGCCATCGTAAACGCCCGCTTACAAGGCCGGGAGGGCCTGCACCGGCTCACCATCGCCAATGGCCGTTTCGCCGAAATCATCGTCCAACCCGAGCTGGTAGCCGGTACAGAAAGCGAACTGGATGCTGTCGGCAATCTGGTCACCCCCGCCTTCGTGGAACCTCACATCCATCTGGACGCTTCGATGACCGCAGGCGAACCTCGTTGGAACCAGAGCGGCACCCTGTTCGAAGGCATTGAGTGCTGGGCGGAACGCAAGGCTACCCTGAGCCGTCAGGATGTCATTAACCGGGCCACCCAAACGTTAAAAATGTTCGCGGCCCACGGCATCCAGTATGTCCGTACCCATGTCGACGTAACCGACCCTGGCCTGACCGCACTCAAAGCCATGCTGGAAGTGCGCGAGCTGGTGGCCGGTTTTGTCGACCTACAAATTGTGGCCTTTCCCCAGGAAGGTATCTGGTCTTTCCCGAACGGCCGCGAACTGATGGAAGAAGCCATTCGCCTTGGTGCCGATGTGGTTGGGGGCATTCCTCACTTCGAGTTCACGCGGGATTACGGCACCGAATCCGTTCGCTGGCTGATGGAGCTCGCCCACAAACACGACCTGCTGGTCGACGTTCACTGTGACGAAATCGATGATCCCGAGTCTCGGTTTCTGGAAGTGCTCGCCGCTGAAGCCCTGCGGCTGGATTACGGCTCCCGGGTTGCCGCCAGCCACACTTGTGCCATGGGCTCCTACAACGACGCTTACTGCAGCCGGCTGTTTCGGTTGCTGAAAAAATCCGGCCTTCGGTTCCTCTGCATGCCGACAGAAAACCTGCACCTGCAGGGCCGGTTCGACAGCTATCCAAAGCGCCGCGGCATCACCCGCGTACCCGAACTACTGGACGCCGGTTTGAAAGTCGCCTTCGGCCAGGACTCCATCCGCGACCCCTGGTACCCCATGGGCAATGGCAACCTTCTGCGCACTCTTGATGTGGGATTGCACGCCTGTCACATGCTGGGTATGAGCCGGATAGATCGCTGCCTGGAACTGATCACCGACAACGGTGCAGCCGCCATGAACTTGAAAGAGTATGGCATTGCCACAGGGCTACCAGCACGGTGCGTTGTACTTCAGGGGCAGACGCCTTACGAGGTTTTGTTGGGACAGCATCCGGTTTTAGCGTCTGTTCGGGATGGTAGAGTGTTGCTTCACAGAGAAGCGATAAATCAAGAGGCTGGCTTGGTGCTCCCGTAAAAACCTAGGGCCCTCTTTAGGGAAGCTCTGGTACTGGTTAATCGTCTAGCCCGCGCAGGTATTGCAGCCCGGACAACTGTTCCATTTGGCCCCGGATCCACGCAATCCGACCCCATACATAGGTTGAAGGTTGTGCGGCACTGAGTACTTTCGGGTTCGGAAGAACCGCCGCAAGCCTTGCAGCCTGCGCTGGCGACAACTGACTGGCTGGAATACCGAAATACTGCCTGCTGGCCGCTTCCACGCCGTAAACCCCGCGGCCAAATTCCGCAATATTCAGGTAAACCTCAAGAATTCTGCGCTTCGGCCAAAGTGCATCAATGGCAATGGCCAAGCCGGCCTCCAGAGCTTTGCGAACAAAGCTGCGACCATTCCAGAGGAACAGGTTTTTAGCGGTTTGCTGAGTGATCGTGCTGGCGCCACGCAGGCCCTGCCCCCTCTTGTGTTCTGAAACGGCTTGGCGGATAACGGCAAAATCGACCCCATGATGTTCAGGGAATCGCTGATCTTCGCTGGCAACCACCGCCAGCGGCATCCACGGGGAAATAACCGATAGCGCCACCCACTTTTGCTGCAGTTCAGGGTTTGTATCTGTCACCAGATAAGCCAACACAAACGCAGAAGTCGGCGGATTCACGAATCGGAACAACAGTATCACCAACAACACAAACAGCACACAGCCGGCAAGGAAACCGATAAGGCGGCGGAGCAATTTTCGAATCAATGATTGTCGGGCCACAATTTTATCTTCACGCTGTTTTGGGTCAGAATCAAATCTGAACAGAAACTGGAGGAACTTTCCATGAAACACGTAACGATTGATATTGTGTCAGACATCGCCTGCCCGTGGTGTGCAATTGGCTATGCACGGCTGGAAAATGCCATGGAGCAACTGAAAAACGAGATGGATTTTGCCATCGAATGGCACGCTTTCGAGCTCAACCCGGACCCATCCGGCGACGGCGAACCCATACTCCCGGCGCTGAGCCGAAAATATGGGCGCAGTGAAGACGAAATGAGGGCAAATCAGGCCCAGATGATAGACGTCGCCCACAGCCTCGGCCTGAATTTCGAAAAACTGCAGGAACGCTATACCCGCAATACTTTTGATGCTCATCGATTGGTGAAGTGGGCTGGGCAGCACAACAAGCAGACGGCGATGAAACAAGCATTTTTCGAAGCCTATTTCGGCCGCGCCGAAAACATCGCCCAGGCGGACATTCTTGTTCAATGCGTGGAGCAGATTGGCTTGAACGGTTCTGAAGCCCAAGAGGTTCTTACATCAAACCAGTATGCCGATGAGGTAAGACAAGACGAGGCTAAATACCAGCAAGCTGGGGTCTCTGCCGTGCCTGCGTATATCGTTAATGGCAAATATATGATTTCTGGTGCCCAGGAACCGGAAACGCTGGTCACAGCCTTGCGGGAGATCGCAGCGGAGCCGGTCTAGGTCTTTGCATTGCCGGGCGCGGGCCCCTTTCAAGGGTCACCCGAGCCTTATGACGAGATTGCTTACTCTGACGCAGCGATCAGGCTGGCATTTCCGCCAGCAGCCGTTGTGTCAATACACAGGTGGCGCTCAATCACGTACCGCTGATCAAGTTTATGCTCGGTTATCAGTGGCAGCAGCGCACCATCGCGCTTTCTCAGCGCCTGGCGGTACGGTTTTAGCGCTGAGTGCTCGCCACAGCTGGTCACGGCCTCGAAGCCCTTAACGGTTTCAAGAGCATCTGGCTCCAGCTGGCCTTCCACACCAACCACCGGCAAACCCGCTTTGGCAGCGCGATCTACGGTATCACTGACACCCGGTGCAACCACCACGACTTTGTTGCCTTGTGCCAAAGCCATAACCATCTGTTCGATCGCTGTTTCTTTATCCGGGCCAAGACACAGCACCGTGCCACGGGCGTGATTGGTCAGGATATTGCTTTCACCGGTTGGCCCAGGCATGACCTCTTCGTGGGCGTCAAGTGGCTCTGGAACACTGTCAAAAACCGACTGCATGACCTCAACCCGCGCTTTTGGCGCTTGGGTGTTCATTCTGCCAAGCTTGCCGATCAGACTCTCCAGCGCTCTTGCATCCACTTTCTTGCCGCCCGATTCTGCCGGCCGCTGAACCGTTTCACCTTTCATAAATCGACGCACATACTGCGGGCCACCGGCTTTCGGACCCGTCCCCGACAAACCTTCGCCACCGAACGGCTGAGAACCCACGACCGCACCGATCTGATTCCGGTTGACGTAGATGTTACCGACCTTGATGCGACGGGAGATACGATCAATTCGGCTGTCTACCCGGCTGTGAACACCAAAGGTCAGGCCGTAGCCCTTTGCATTAATGTCGTCCACTACCTTGTCGATATCTTTCGCGTCAAAAGTAGCCACATGTAGAACCGGGCCGAAGATTTCTTCTTCCAGATCCGCAATACCGTTCACTTTGATCACCGCAGGAGACACAAAGTTGCCTTTGTGCGGCACTGACAGTTTCTTCAGCAACTGGTTCTTGTTCTCGAACTTCTTGCAGTGATCGATGATTTTCTTCGCAGACGGTTCATCAATGACCGGGCCTACATCTGTAGACAATAGCCACGGATCACCAATGCCCAGCTCTTCCATAGCGCCGAACAACATTTTCAGCAGACTATCTGCAATGTCTTTCTGCACATACAACATCCGCAGTGCAGAGCAACGCTGGCCAGCACTCTGGAAGGAAGAAGCCAGCACATCACGAACGACCTGTTCCGGCAATGCGGTGGAATCGACAATCATGGCGTTCAGGCCGCCAGTCTCTGCCACCAAGACGGCATCCGGTGCCATGTTTTCGGCCATGGCCTTGTCGATGATCTTGGCGGTATTGGTAGAACCGGTAAAACAGACGCCGGCTATACGAGAATCCGAAGTCAAGCCTGCACCTACCGTAGCGCCGGTGCCCGGCACCAGTTGAATCGCATCTTTAGGAATGCCTGCCTCGTGCATTAGCTCTACTGCTCGAGCTGCCAGCAGCGACGTTTGCTCGGCCGGCTTGGCCAGAACGACGTTACCCACCACCAGGTTAGCCAGAATCTGACCGGTGAAAATAGCCAGAGGGAAATTCCAGGGTGAGATACACACCACCGGGCCTATGGCTTCACCGCTGTTTTCATAGCGAACGCCTTCGTTGGCATAATAGTGGGCAAAATCCACCGCTTCGCGAATTTCAGCGACTGCATCCGACAACGATTTACCCGCCTCGCGGGTGGCCAGTGCAAAAAGCTCGAGGGTGTTCTCTTCATAAAGATCCGCGACTCGACGCAGGCAGGCGGCACGTTCTTCTGCGGGCGTGGCAGACCAGGACTTAAAAGCTTTCTGCGCGGCAGAAATTGCGGTTTCGATATCGGCTTCGCTAGCCTGGGTAACATGACCCACCAAATCTTCCGGATTGGCCGGGTTGCGAACTACCTGTACTTCGGTGCCCGATACCTTACCCGCAATCAGCGGCCCGCCGTTCCAATGATGCTCTCTGTAAGCATCGCGGCCCTTATCGATAGCTTCGATAGTGACTGAATCAGTCAAGTCCCAGCCTTTGGAGTTGCGACGATTCTCACCAAAAAGCCTGGCAGGACGCACAATCGCCTTACTGGAGATGTCGTCACCCATTTCCTTGACCAGATCGATCGGATCTTTTGCGATCATTTCAGGCGAAATGTCTTCATCCACAATTTGATTTACAAAGGAGCTGTTGGCACCGTTCTCCAGCAGACGACGAACCAGATACGCCAGCAGTTCATGATGAGGTCCTACTGGCGCATAGATCCGACAGGGTACGCCACTATCTCCCATGACCTGACTGTGCAGCGATTCACCCATGCCATGCAGGCGCTGAAACTCGAAGTTAGCTTCACCACGAACTCTGGCCAGCTCAAGAATTGCCGACACGGAGTGCGCGTTGTGGGTCGCGAACTGAGGGTAAATGCGATCCGTCATGTTCAGCAATTTGGTAGAACAAGACAGGAACGACACATCACTGCAGGCCTTGCGGGTAAACACAGGAAATCCGTCCAGGCCCATGACTTGGGCACGCTTTATTTCAGCGTCCCAGTAGGCACCTTTAACCAAGCGCACCATGATCCGACGATCGTATTTTTTGGCAATTCCGTACAACCAGTCCAGCATGAAAGGCGCGCGCTTACCGTAAGCCTGCACAACGACGCCGAAGCCATTCCAGCCTGCAAGTTCAGGGTCACTCAGCAGAGCCTCAATGACGTCCATTGAAAGTTCCAGCCGGTCCTGCTCTTCCGCATCAATATTGAAACCCATATTAGCGGCGGCCGCTTTTTTGACCAGTCGCATAGCCCTGGGCACAAGCTCCTTCATAACCCGCTCTTTATTGCCGTACTCATACCGTGCAAGCAGTGCAGAGAGCTTGACCGAAATGCCCGGATTCTTGCGAACGTCACCACTGCAATGCTTGGCGATGCTGTCAATCCCGTCAGAATAGGCATTGTAGTAACGCTGGGCATCGTGATCCGTGCGGGCAGCTTCTCCCAGCATGTCATAAGAATAGGTGTAGCCCTTTTTCATGTAGCCTTCACCGGCACTCTGGGCTTCTTTGATATCGCGCCCCAGAACGAATTGCCGCCCCATTTCCTTCATGGCTTGGCCTGCCACCGTGCGAATCACCGGCTCACCTAAGCGCTTCAGAAGCTTGCGGAGGGTTTCGCCCACGTTTTTGCGCTCGGAATCCTTGAGCAGATTGCTGGTCATCAGCAGGGCGATGGTCGCCGTGTTTATCAAAGAGGAAGAGGCTCTGCCCACATGGTCACCCCAGCACCCGGACGTGATCTTGTCTTCGATCAGATCATTAATAGTCGTAGCGTCCGGCACACGCAGCATGGCCTCAGCCAGGCACATGAGAGCAATACCCTCTTTCGTGGTCAGCCCGTACTCGGCCAGGAATTTTTCCATGATGGTGGGCTTGGCGTTCTTCCGAACGCCGCGAACCAGATCGGCCGCTCTAGCAGAGATGGCCTTGCTCTCGGACGGGGATAATTGAGCGCCAGCAATCATCTCGTGGACCACGACATGCTCGAACGCAAGATTGTAATCACGAATCGCCTGTCGGCTGTCGACAACTGCGGGAGTCTCTGATTGCTGCTGTCTCATGGTTGTACCCTCGTCTTCATTGTTTGTATTGCTCACCGTTCCCGCATTCTACCGAGAACAGCAAAAAAATTTTCACTGTAAAAAAGGAATTTACAGGCCAATTTGTCTTTTTTTGGAGGTAAAAAATGGCAAAAACTCTGAAGCAGCGCTGCTCGATAGGCTAAACTGCCTGATCTGAACACGTGAACACCACTATTTACCCTGATTACAGCACGCTTTCAAACTTTAAGCGTGGCCGTAGTATCGGTGTTTTGCGGGCGTTGATGGATGCAGAACCAAAACCTAGATAACTGAATTTCGAGCTCATATTAATTTTACGTATGAAAAACGGAAAAGTTCAAACAGACCGGTGCGTACCCAGCAGGAGATAATGATCGTGGAACTGGACCGGATTGATCACTCAATCATTCGCGAATTGCAGAAGAACGCTCGAGTCACCGTCACCGAGTTGGCGTCCCGGGTTGGACTGTCCAAGACACCCTGTCAGGTGCGTATGCGGCGGCTCGAAGAACAAGGGTACATAACCGGTTATACAGCGCTGGTTAATCACACCAAATTGCAACAAAGCCACATCGCGTTTACTGAGGTAAAACTGAGCGACACCAACAGCCACGCTCTCATCGCGTTCAACGAGGCTGTCATCCAGATCTCTGCCGTTGAGCAGTGCCACATGATTGCCGGTAACTTTGATTATCTGCTCAAAGTCCGCACCCGCAACATGGCTGAATACCGGCAAGTTCTCGGTGAACAAATTTCAGCCTTGCCCCACGTTTTACAAACCAGCACCTTTGTGGTGATGGAGAACGTCAAAGACGTAGGGGTCTGACACGTAAACCTAAACAAAATCGATGATAGAAGCGCACGCTCACGCGCTTTCTTGCCTTTAATCAAGTTGTCGGATAATCTCCCAAGTTGTTGAGAAAGAAGCGATAGTTAACATTTATAGGTTGGTTCCTCACCGGCAGTAACCTAATTATTTCAAAGGACCTGACTGGAGCGCGATCAACCTATGCTACTGGCTGTATTATCAGGGTTTTTACTTGCAATAGCCGTTCCGGCGCT comes from the Marinobacter psychrophilus genome and includes:
- a CDS encoding PucR family transcriptional regulator, with the protein product MPLRCDEIPKLPGLGAIRLRGGSAAAKNPVRWPYVAENRSFKSWVKGGELVFVTGISRHRSPENLAECLYEGKECAISGLVVLTGDAYIGHLPNTLCKLADDLAIPLFEQPYSLPMVAVSETVGRAIVWSEQAAGHTFDADTLAGSADLLDAWIACRGNQRAMAQTLGCHRNTVRNRMNQLSHNLPGETDSTDHFKTRLMAHLLLQP
- a CDS encoding DsbA family oxidoreductase, whose product is MKHVTIDIVSDIACPWCAIGYARLENAMEQLKNEMDFAIEWHAFELNPDPSGDGEPILPALSRKYGRSEDEMRANQAQMIDVAHSLGLNFEKLQERYTRNTFDAHRLVKWAGQHNKQTAMKQAFFEAYFGRAENIAQADILVQCVEQIGLNGSEAQEVLTSNQYADEVRQDEAKYQQAGVSAVPAYIVNGKYMISGAQEPETLVTALREIAAEPV
- the codB gene encoding cytosine permease gives rise to the protein MTTQATPKEQDYPLSPVPMDQRKSVWSMGLVLLGFTFFTATMWAGGSVGVAFDFSTMLLILAAGNLLLGTYAAVLGYIAAETGLNTALMSRFTFGEIGSKLSDIILGFTQIGWYAWGTATMAILLVKLTGLPESLTTPLMVVFGFGFCITAFIGYRGLEWLSRIAVPAMIILVAVSMTIATSDAGGFSGLLTITPTDNMTVAAAITLVFGTFVSGGTQATNWTRFAKSGKTAVFATLLAFFLGNGLMTLIGAFGALVYQQADIVDIMVTQGLATLGILMLFLNLWTTQDNTVYNFAIAGCNLIRTRRRKLVTIAGAAIGTVLAVMGMYEWLIPFLILLGTFIPPIGGVIMASYFVGYKRQYPALGEVTLPAFHVTGLAAYAIGSAAAYTSPWIAPVVGVLVAALSYSVILVVSQGVRERRAQLMGAA
- the codA gene encoding cytosine deaminase, giving the protein MTKTLSAIVNARLQGREGLHRLTIANGRFAEIIVQPELVAGTESELDAVGNLVTPAFVEPHIHLDASMTAGEPRWNQSGTLFEGIECWAERKATLSRQDVINRATQTLKMFAAHGIQYVRTHVDVTDPGLTALKAMLEVRELVAGFVDLQIVAFPQEGIWSFPNGRELMEEAIRLGADVVGGIPHFEFTRDYGTESVRWLMELAHKHDLLVDVHCDEIDDPESRFLEVLAAEALRLDYGSRVAASHTCAMGSYNDAYCSRLFRLLKKSGLRFLCMPTENLHLQGRFDSYPKRRGITRVPELLDAGLKVAFGQDSIRDPWYPMGNGNLLRTLDVGLHACHMLGMSRIDRCLELITDNGAAAMNLKEYGIATGLPARCVVLQGQTPYEVLLGQHPVLASVRDGRVLLHREAINQEAGLVLP
- the mtgA gene encoding monofunctional biosynthetic peptidoglycan transglycosylase, translated to MARQSLIRKLLRRLIGFLAGCVLFVLLVILLFRFVNPPTSAFVLAYLVTDTNPELQQKWVALSVISPWMPLAVVASEDQRFPEHHGVDFAVIRQAVSEHKRGQGLRGASTITQQTAKNLFLWNGRSFVRKALEAGLAIAIDALWPKRRILEVYLNIAEFGRGVYGVEAASRQYFGIPASQLSPAQAARLAAVLPNPKVLSAAQPSTYVWGRIAWIRGQMEQLSGLQYLRGLDD
- a CDS encoding Lrp/AsnC family transcriptional regulator produces the protein MIVELDRIDHSIIRELQKNARVTVTELASRVGLSKTPCQVRMRRLEEQGYITGYTALVNHTKLQQSHIAFTEVKLSDTNSHALIAFNEAVIQISAVEQCHMIAGNFDYLLKVRTRNMAEYRQVLGEQISALPHVLQTSTFVVMENVKDVGV
- a CDS encoding fasciclin domain-containing protein encodes the protein MSANIFVCIKVNQFKLIVRIRHRQVSVNIAVINRSRTEDDDVKKTGIVQSFVISSLMLGAAVVALPAFAENHAMGKMDTMNIVEKAVETDSLSTLVAAVKAAGLVETLSGEGPFTVFAPTNEAFAKLPAGTVETLLKPENKEQLQSILTYHVLATKAPAAAAIKMVQDGGGSASVATVQGGELTFSLQGDSLMIEDSAGNMATVVAADLMQSNGVVHVIDAVLMP
- the putA gene encoding bifunctional proline dehydrogenase/L-glutamate gamma-semialdehyde dehydrogenase PutA, translating into MRQQQSETPAVVDSRQAIRDYNLAFEHVVVHEMIAGAQLSPSESKAISARAADLVRGVRKNAKPTIMEKFLAEYGLTTKEGIALMCLAEAMLRVPDATTINDLIEDKITSGCWGDHVGRASSSLINTATIALLMTSNLLKDSERKNVGETLRKLLKRLGEPVIRTVAGQAMKEMGRQFVLGRDIKEAQSAGEGYMKKGYTYSYDMLGEAARTDHDAQRYYNAYSDGIDSIAKHCSGDVRKNPGISVKLSALLARYEYGNKERVMKELVPRAMRLVKKAAAANMGFNIDAEEQDRLELSMDVIEALLSDPELAGWNGFGVVVQAYGKRAPFMLDWLYGIAKKYDRRIMVRLVKGAYWDAEIKRAQVMGLDGFPVFTRKACSDVSFLSCSTKLLNMTDRIYPQFATHNAHSVSAILELARVRGEANFEFQRLHGMGESLHSQVMGDSGVPCRIYAPVGPHHELLAYLVRRLLENGANSSFVNQIVDEDISPEMIAKDPIDLVKEMGDDISSKAIVRPARLFGENRRNSKGWDLTDSVTIEAIDKGRDAYREHHWNGGPLIAGKVSGTEVQVVRNPANPEDLVGHVTQASEADIETAISAAQKAFKSWSATPAEERAACLRRVADLYEENTLELFALATREAGKSLSDAVAEIREAVDFAHYYANEGVRYENSGEAIGPVVCISPWNFPLAIFTGQILANLVVGNVVLAKPAEQTSLLAARAVELMHEAGIPKDAIQLVPGTGATVGAGLTSDSRIAGVCFTGSTNTAKIIDKAMAENMAPDAVLVAETGGLNAMIVDSTALPEQVVRDVLASSFQSAGQRCSALRMLYVQKDIADSLLKMLFGAMEELGIGDPWLLSTDVGPVIDEPSAKKIIDHCKKFENKNQLLKKLSVPHKGNFVSPAVIKVNGIADLEEEIFGPVLHVATFDAKDIDKVVDDINAKGYGLTFGVHSRVDSRIDRISRRIKVGNIYVNRNQIGAVVGSQPFGGEGLSGTGPKAGGPQYVRRFMKGETVQRPAESGGKKVDARALESLIGKLGRMNTQAPKARVEVMQSVFDSVPEPLDAHEEVMPGPTGESNILTNHARGTVLCLGPDKETAIEQMVMALAQGNKVVVVAPGVSDTVDRAAKAGLPVVGVEGQLEPDALETVKGFEAVTSCGEHSALKPYRQALRKRDGALLPLITEHKLDQRYVIERHLCIDTTAAGGNASLIAASE